From one Nycticebus coucang isolate mNycCou1 chromosome 14, mNycCou1.pri, whole genome shotgun sequence genomic stretch:
- the SLC22A12 gene encoding solute carrier family 22 member 12 isoform X1, with product MAFSELLDVVGGLGRFQALQTMALVFAIMWITSHSMIENFSATVPSHRCWVSLLDNNTAQVSFLDPGALLTISIPPGPNQEPHRCRRFRQPQWQLLDPNATATNWSESATEPCLDGWVYDYSTFTSTIVTEWDLVCDSQALKPMAQFIFLAGMLVGAAVCGPASDRFGRRLVLTWSYLQTAVSGTATAFAPTFPVYCLLRFLLACALVGVMMNTSTLRRSPTCCHVEVGGLYASSRADPLSLLAVIEWTSAQARVLVMTLNALGFSFGQVLMTAVAYGVRDWTLLQLLISAPFFLCFVYSWWLAESARWLLTTGRLERGLHELQRVAAINGKRAAGDTLTTEVLLSAMQEDLSTNQAPSSLGSLLRTPGLRLRTCLSTLCWFAFGFTFYGIAMDTQGLGSNIFLLQGLMGVADIPAKIGSLLLLGCLGRRPLQAVSLMLSGLCILGNGLVPHELGALRSALVILGLGCMGTAFTCITIYCGELFPTVLRMRAVGLGQMAARGGACLGPLVRLLGTHRPALPLLIYGSVPVLIGLAALLLPETRNLPLPDTIEDLQSQAVKKAKQSSRGHPVLHSTRL from the exons CCAGACAATGGCTCTGGTGTTCGCCATTATGTGGATCACTTCTCACAGCATGATAGAGAACTTctcagccaccgtgcccagccaccGCTGCTGGGTGTCCCTCCTGGACAACAACACAGCCCAGGTCAGCTTCCTGGACCCTGGGGCCCTTCTGACCATCTCCATCCCACCTGGCCCCAACCAAGAGCCCCACAGGTGTCGTCGCTTCCGCCAACCACAGTGGCAGCTGCTGGACCCCAACGCTACGGCCACCAACTGGAGCGAGTCAGCCACGGAGCCATGCCTGGATGGCTGGGTCTATGACTACAGCACCTTCACCTCCACCATCGTGACCGAG TGGGACCTGGTGTGTGACTCTCAGGCCCTGAAGCCCATGGCCCAATTCATCTTCTTGGCTGGGATGCTGGTGGGAGCTGCTGTGTGTGGCCCTGCCTCAGACAG GTTCGGGCGCAGGCTGGTGCTGACCTGGAGCTACCTTCAGACGGCCGTGTCAGGCACTGCGACAGCCTTCGCCCCCACCTTCCCCGTGTACTGCCTGTTGCGGTTCCTGCTGGCCTGTGCCCTCGTGGGTGTCATGATGAACACGAGCACTCTCCGTAGGTCCCCAACCTGCTGCCATGTGGAGGTGGGGGGCCTCTATGCCAGCTCCAGGGCTGACCCACTCAGTCTTCTTGCAGTGATAGAGTGGACGTCAGCGCAGGCCCGAGTCTTGGTGATGACCTTGAATGCTCTGGGCTTCAGCTTTGGCCAGGTCCTGATGACTGCAGTGGCCTATGGTGTGCGAGACTGGACCCTGCTGCAGCTGTTAATCTCAGCCCCCTTCTTCCTCTGCTTTGTGTATTCATG GTGGCTGGCAGAGTCAGCACGATGGCTCCTCACCACTGGCAGGCTTGAGCGTGGCCTGCATGAGCTGCAGAGGGTAGCTGCCATCAATGGAAAGAGGGCAGCAGGGGACACCCTGACCACTGAG GTCCTGCTGTCAGCCATGCAGGAGGACCTGAGCACGAACCAGGCTCCTTCCAGTCTGGGCAGCCTGCTGCGCACACCCGGATTACGCCTCCGGACCTGCCTCTCCACCCTGTGCTG GTTCGCCTTTGGCTTCACCTTCTATGGCATAGCCATGGACACGCAGGGCCTGGGCAGCAACATCTTCCTGCTCCAGGGGCTCATGGGGGTGGCGGATATCCCAGCCAAGATTGGTTCCCTGCTGCTGCTGGGCTGCTTGGGACGTCGCCCCTTGCAGGCTGTGTCCCTGATGCTGTCAGGGCTCTGCATCCTGGGCAACGGGCTGGTGCCCCATG AGCTGGGGGCTTTACGTTCAGCCCTGGTGATTCTGGGGCTGGGATGCATGGGGACCGCCTTCACTTGTATCACCATCTACTGTGGCGAGCTCTTCCCTACGGTGCTCAG GATGAGGGCAGTGGGCCTGGGCCAGATGGCAGCCCGCGGGGGAGCCTGCCTGGGGCCTCTGGTCCGGCTGCTGGGGACACACAGGCCCGCACTGCCCCTGCTGATATATGGGTCAGTGCCAGTCCTGATTGGCCTGGCTGCACTGCTGCTGCCTGAGACCCGGAACCTACCACTCCCTGACACCATCGAAGACCTGCAGAGCCA GGCCGTAAAGAAGGCCAAGCAAAGCTCACGAGGGCACCCAGTCCTGCACTCCACACGACTCTAA
- the SLC22A12 gene encoding solute carrier family 22 member 12 isoform X2: MAFSELLDVVGGLGRFQALQTMALVFAIMWITSHSMIENFSATVPSHRCWVSLLDNNTAQVSFLDPGALLTISIPPGPNQEPHRCRRFRQPQWQLLDPNATATNWSESATEPCLDGWVYDYSTFTSTIVTEGLPQPHELSPPPLHQWDLVCDSQALKPMAQFIFLAGMLVGAAVCGPASDRFGRRLVLTWSYLQTAVSGTATAFAPTFPVYCLLRFLLACALVGVMMNTSTLLIEWTSAQARVLVMTLNALGFSFGQVLMTAVAYGVRDWTLLQLLISAPFFLCFVYSWWLAESARWLLTTGRLERGLHELQRVAAINGKRAAGDTLTTEVLLSAMQEDLSTNQAPSSLGSLLRTPGLRLRTCLSTLCWFAFGFTFYGIAMDTQGLGSNIFLLQGLMGVADIPAKIGSLLLLGCLGRRPLQAVSLMLSGLCILGNGLVPHELGALRSALVILGLGCMGTAFTCITIYCGELFPTVLRMRAVGLGQMAARGGACLGPLVRLLGTHRPALPLLIYGSVPVLIGLAALLLPETRNLPLPDTIEDLQSQAVKKAKQSSRGHPVLHSTRL, translated from the exons CCAGACAATGGCTCTGGTGTTCGCCATTATGTGGATCACTTCTCACAGCATGATAGAGAACTTctcagccaccgtgcccagccaccGCTGCTGGGTGTCCCTCCTGGACAACAACACAGCCCAGGTCAGCTTCCTGGACCCTGGGGCCCTTCTGACCATCTCCATCCCACCTGGCCCCAACCAAGAGCCCCACAGGTGTCGTCGCTTCCGCCAACCACAGTGGCAGCTGCTGGACCCCAACGCTACGGCCACCAACTGGAGCGAGTCAGCCACGGAGCCATGCCTGGATGGCTGGGTCTATGACTACAGCACCTTCACCTCCACCATCGTGACCGAG gggctgccccagccTCATGAACTCAGCCCCCCTCCTCTCCACCAGTGGGACCTGGTGTGTGACTCTCAGGCCCTGAAGCCCATGGCCCAATTCATCTTCTTGGCTGGGATGCTGGTGGGAGCTGCTGTGTGTGGCCCTGCCTCAGACAG GTTCGGGCGCAGGCTGGTGCTGACCTGGAGCTACCTTCAGACGGCCGTGTCAGGCACTGCGACAGCCTTCGCCCCCACCTTCCCCGTGTACTGCCTGTTGCGGTTCCTGCTGGCCTGTGCCCTCGTGGGTGTCATGATGAACACGAGCACTCTCC TGATAGAGTGGACGTCAGCGCAGGCCCGAGTCTTGGTGATGACCTTGAATGCTCTGGGCTTCAGCTTTGGCCAGGTCCTGATGACTGCAGTGGCCTATGGTGTGCGAGACTGGACCCTGCTGCAGCTGTTAATCTCAGCCCCCTTCTTCCTCTGCTTTGTGTATTCATG GTGGCTGGCAGAGTCAGCACGATGGCTCCTCACCACTGGCAGGCTTGAGCGTGGCCTGCATGAGCTGCAGAGGGTAGCTGCCATCAATGGAAAGAGGGCAGCAGGGGACACCCTGACCACTGAG GTCCTGCTGTCAGCCATGCAGGAGGACCTGAGCACGAACCAGGCTCCTTCCAGTCTGGGCAGCCTGCTGCGCACACCCGGATTACGCCTCCGGACCTGCCTCTCCACCCTGTGCTG GTTCGCCTTTGGCTTCACCTTCTATGGCATAGCCATGGACACGCAGGGCCTGGGCAGCAACATCTTCCTGCTCCAGGGGCTCATGGGGGTGGCGGATATCCCAGCCAAGATTGGTTCCCTGCTGCTGCTGGGCTGCTTGGGACGTCGCCCCTTGCAGGCTGTGTCCCTGATGCTGTCAGGGCTCTGCATCCTGGGCAACGGGCTGGTGCCCCATG AGCTGGGGGCTTTACGTTCAGCCCTGGTGATTCTGGGGCTGGGATGCATGGGGACCGCCTTCACTTGTATCACCATCTACTGTGGCGAGCTCTTCCCTACGGTGCTCAG GATGAGGGCAGTGGGCCTGGGCCAGATGGCAGCCCGCGGGGGAGCCTGCCTGGGGCCTCTGGTCCGGCTGCTGGGGACACACAGGCCCGCACTGCCCCTGCTGATATATGGGTCAGTGCCAGTCCTGATTGGCCTGGCTGCACTGCTGCTGCCTGAGACCCGGAACCTACCACTCCCTGACACCATCGAAGACCTGCAGAGCCA GGCCGTAAAGAAGGCCAAGCAAAGCTCACGAGGGCACCCAGTCCTGCACTCCACACGACTCTAA
- the SLC22A12 gene encoding solute carrier family 22 member 12 isoform X3, translated as MAFSELLDVVGGLGRFQALQTMALVFAIMWITSHSMIENFSATVPSHRCWVSLLDNNTAQVSFLDPGALLTISIPPGPNQEPHRCRRFRQPQWQLLDPNATATNWSESATEPCLDGWVYDYSTFTSTIVTEWDLVCDSQALKPMAQFIFLAGMLVGAAVCGPASDRFGRRLVLTWSYLQTAVSGTATAFAPTFPVYCLLRFLLACALVGVMMNTSTLLIEWTSAQARVLVMTLNALGFSFGQVLMTAVAYGVRDWTLLQLLISAPFFLCFVYSWWLAESARWLLTTGRLERGLHELQRVAAINGKRAAGDTLTTEVLLSAMQEDLSTNQAPSSLGSLLRTPGLRLRTCLSTLCWFAFGFTFYGIAMDTQGLGSNIFLLQGLMGVADIPAKIGSLLLLGCLGRRPLQAVSLMLSGLCILGNGLVPHELGALRSALVILGLGCMGTAFTCITIYCGELFPTVLRMRAVGLGQMAARGGACLGPLVRLLGTHRPALPLLIYGSVPVLIGLAALLLPETRNLPLPDTIEDLQSQAVKKAKQSSRGHPVLHSTRL; from the exons CCAGACAATGGCTCTGGTGTTCGCCATTATGTGGATCACTTCTCACAGCATGATAGAGAACTTctcagccaccgtgcccagccaccGCTGCTGGGTGTCCCTCCTGGACAACAACACAGCCCAGGTCAGCTTCCTGGACCCTGGGGCCCTTCTGACCATCTCCATCCCACCTGGCCCCAACCAAGAGCCCCACAGGTGTCGTCGCTTCCGCCAACCACAGTGGCAGCTGCTGGACCCCAACGCTACGGCCACCAACTGGAGCGAGTCAGCCACGGAGCCATGCCTGGATGGCTGGGTCTATGACTACAGCACCTTCACCTCCACCATCGTGACCGAG TGGGACCTGGTGTGTGACTCTCAGGCCCTGAAGCCCATGGCCCAATTCATCTTCTTGGCTGGGATGCTGGTGGGAGCTGCTGTGTGTGGCCCTGCCTCAGACAG GTTCGGGCGCAGGCTGGTGCTGACCTGGAGCTACCTTCAGACGGCCGTGTCAGGCACTGCGACAGCCTTCGCCCCCACCTTCCCCGTGTACTGCCTGTTGCGGTTCCTGCTGGCCTGTGCCCTCGTGGGTGTCATGATGAACACGAGCACTCTCC TGATAGAGTGGACGTCAGCGCAGGCCCGAGTCTTGGTGATGACCTTGAATGCTCTGGGCTTCAGCTTTGGCCAGGTCCTGATGACTGCAGTGGCCTATGGTGTGCGAGACTGGACCCTGCTGCAGCTGTTAATCTCAGCCCCCTTCTTCCTCTGCTTTGTGTATTCATG GTGGCTGGCAGAGTCAGCACGATGGCTCCTCACCACTGGCAGGCTTGAGCGTGGCCTGCATGAGCTGCAGAGGGTAGCTGCCATCAATGGAAAGAGGGCAGCAGGGGACACCCTGACCACTGAG GTCCTGCTGTCAGCCATGCAGGAGGACCTGAGCACGAACCAGGCTCCTTCCAGTCTGGGCAGCCTGCTGCGCACACCCGGATTACGCCTCCGGACCTGCCTCTCCACCCTGTGCTG GTTCGCCTTTGGCTTCACCTTCTATGGCATAGCCATGGACACGCAGGGCCTGGGCAGCAACATCTTCCTGCTCCAGGGGCTCATGGGGGTGGCGGATATCCCAGCCAAGATTGGTTCCCTGCTGCTGCTGGGCTGCTTGGGACGTCGCCCCTTGCAGGCTGTGTCCCTGATGCTGTCAGGGCTCTGCATCCTGGGCAACGGGCTGGTGCCCCATG AGCTGGGGGCTTTACGTTCAGCCCTGGTGATTCTGGGGCTGGGATGCATGGGGACCGCCTTCACTTGTATCACCATCTACTGTGGCGAGCTCTTCCCTACGGTGCTCAG GATGAGGGCAGTGGGCCTGGGCCAGATGGCAGCCCGCGGGGGAGCCTGCCTGGGGCCTCTGGTCCGGCTGCTGGGGACACACAGGCCCGCACTGCCCCTGCTGATATATGGGTCAGTGCCAGTCCTGATTGGCCTGGCTGCACTGCTGCTGCCTGAGACCCGGAACCTACCACTCCCTGACACCATCGAAGACCTGCAGAGCCA GGCCGTAAAGAAGGCCAAGCAAAGCTCACGAGGGCACCCAGTCCTGCACTCCACACGACTCTAA
- the SLC22A12 gene encoding solute carrier family 22 member 12 isoform X4, which produces MAQFIFLAGMLVGAAVCGPASDRFGRRLVLTWSYLQTAVSGTATAFAPTFPVYCLLRFLLACALVGVMMNTSTLLIEWTSAQARVLVMTLNALGFSFGQVLMTAVAYGVRDWTLLQLLISAPFFLCFVYSWWLAESARWLLTTGRLERGLHELQRVAAINGKRAAGDTLTTEVLLSAMQEDLSTNQAPSSLGSLLRTPGLRLRTCLSTLCWFAFGFTFYGIAMDTQGLGSNIFLLQGLMGVADIPAKIGSLLLLGCLGRRPLQAVSLMLSGLCILGNGLVPHELGALRSALVILGLGCMGTAFTCITIYCGELFPTVLRMRAVGLGQMAARGGACLGPLVRLLGTHRPALPLLIYGSVPVLIGLAALLLPETRNLPLPDTIEDLQSQAVKKAKQSSRGHPVLHSTRL; this is translated from the exons ATGGCCCAATTCATCTTCTTGGCTGGGATGCTGGTGGGAGCTGCTGTGTGTGGCCCTGCCTCAGACAG GTTCGGGCGCAGGCTGGTGCTGACCTGGAGCTACCTTCAGACGGCCGTGTCAGGCACTGCGACAGCCTTCGCCCCCACCTTCCCCGTGTACTGCCTGTTGCGGTTCCTGCTGGCCTGTGCCCTCGTGGGTGTCATGATGAACACGAGCACTCTCC TGATAGAGTGGACGTCAGCGCAGGCCCGAGTCTTGGTGATGACCTTGAATGCTCTGGGCTTCAGCTTTGGCCAGGTCCTGATGACTGCAGTGGCCTATGGTGTGCGAGACTGGACCCTGCTGCAGCTGTTAATCTCAGCCCCCTTCTTCCTCTGCTTTGTGTATTCATG GTGGCTGGCAGAGTCAGCACGATGGCTCCTCACCACTGGCAGGCTTGAGCGTGGCCTGCATGAGCTGCAGAGGGTAGCTGCCATCAATGGAAAGAGGGCAGCAGGGGACACCCTGACCACTGAG GTCCTGCTGTCAGCCATGCAGGAGGACCTGAGCACGAACCAGGCTCCTTCCAGTCTGGGCAGCCTGCTGCGCACACCCGGATTACGCCTCCGGACCTGCCTCTCCACCCTGTGCTG GTTCGCCTTTGGCTTCACCTTCTATGGCATAGCCATGGACACGCAGGGCCTGGGCAGCAACATCTTCCTGCTCCAGGGGCTCATGGGGGTGGCGGATATCCCAGCCAAGATTGGTTCCCTGCTGCTGCTGGGCTGCTTGGGACGTCGCCCCTTGCAGGCTGTGTCCCTGATGCTGTCAGGGCTCTGCATCCTGGGCAACGGGCTGGTGCCCCATG AGCTGGGGGCTTTACGTTCAGCCCTGGTGATTCTGGGGCTGGGATGCATGGGGACCGCCTTCACTTGTATCACCATCTACTGTGGCGAGCTCTTCCCTACGGTGCTCAG GATGAGGGCAGTGGGCCTGGGCCAGATGGCAGCCCGCGGGGGAGCCTGCCTGGGGCCTCTGGTCCGGCTGCTGGGGACACACAGGCCCGCACTGCCCCTGCTGATATATGGGTCAGTGCCAGTCCTGATTGGCCTGGCTGCACTGCTGCTGCCTGAGACCCGGAACCTACCACTCCCTGACACCATCGAAGACCTGCAGAGCCA GGCCGTAAAGAAGGCCAAGCAAAGCTCACGAGGGCACCCAGTCCTGCACTCCACACGACTCTAA